In Devosia sp. 1566, a single genomic region encodes these proteins:
- a CDS encoding ABC transporter ATP-binding protein, translating into MLRWFEQRLNPYPAEEPSEPPRGLLAFCLYYSRGAKKWLALMAVTAALIAAGEILLFGFIGDVVNWLADADPQTFLATDGWKLAIMGAIVVLVLPGLVLLSTLTMHQTLLGNFPQRIRWMSHRYLIRQSMSYFQDEFAGRIGAKLMQTSLAVREVVMKLLDMLVYVSVYFTGAVVLAASTDWRLALPFLGWVVCYILLMWYFIPRLGKISEQQADARSTMTGRIVDSYTNIATVKLFSHSNREERYAREAMDGFLDTVYRQMRMFTVLNVAVNFSNALLLFFVGATGIYLWLQGTMSPGALAVSLGLVMRFQGMSQWVMWEMSALFENIGTVRDGIASISLPRVVSDAEGAKPIGKVTGDIRFENVSFHYGKDSGVIDGLNLHIRPGEKIGLIGRSGAGKSTIVNLLLRFYDRQGGSILIDGKDIAAVTQDSLRANIGVVTQDTSLLHRSVRDNIAYGRPDATDAEIRQAAELAEAADFIETLSDAQGRTGYDAHVGERGVKLSGGQRQRIAIARVLLKNAPILVLDEATSALDSEVEAAIQSQLQLLMRGKTVIAIAHRLSTIAAMDRLVVLDHGRVVEQGTHAELLEQGGLYAQLWQRQSGGFIEAEQSEEAAQ; encoded by the coding sequence ATGTTGCGCTGGTTTGAACAACGTCTGAACCCATATCCTGCCGAAGAGCCCAGTGAACCACCCCGTGGGTTGCTCGCTTTTTGCCTGTATTACAGCCGTGGCGCCAAGAAGTGGCTCGCCCTGATGGCTGTGACCGCAGCGCTCATCGCAGCGGGCGAAATCTTGCTGTTCGGCTTTATCGGCGATGTGGTGAACTGGCTGGCCGACGCGGACCCCCAGACTTTCCTGGCCACAGATGGCTGGAAGCTGGCCATCATGGGCGCGATCGTCGTTCTCGTGCTGCCGGGGCTGGTGTTGCTCTCAACGCTCACCATGCACCAGACACTCCTCGGCAATTTCCCCCAGCGCATCCGCTGGATGAGCCATCGTTATCTCATCCGCCAGTCGATGAGCTACTTCCAGGACGAGTTTGCCGGGCGCATCGGCGCCAAGCTGATGCAGACCTCGCTCGCCGTGCGCGAAGTGGTGATGAAGCTGCTCGACATGCTGGTCTATGTGAGCGTTTATTTCACCGGCGCGGTCGTGCTCGCCGCATCGACCGACTGGCGGCTGGCACTACCGTTCTTGGGCTGGGTCGTCTGCTACATCCTGTTGATGTGGTATTTCATTCCGCGCCTAGGCAAAATTTCCGAGCAGCAGGCCGATGCCCGCTCGACCATGACCGGCCGCATCGTCGACAGCTATACCAATATCGCGACCGTCAAGCTGTTCTCCCATTCCAATCGGGAGGAGCGTTATGCCCGCGAGGCAATGGATGGCTTCTTGGACACGGTTTATCGGCAGATGCGCATGTTCACCGTGCTCAATGTGGCCGTGAATTTCTCGAACGCGCTGCTGCTGTTTTTCGTTGGTGCCACCGGCATCTATCTGTGGTTGCAGGGAACCATGTCCCCAGGCGCTTTGGCGGTGTCGCTGGGGCTCGTGATGCGCTTTCAGGGCATGAGCCAGTGGGTGATGTGGGAAATGTCGGCGCTGTTCGAAAATATCGGCACGGTGCGCGACGGCATTGCTTCGATCTCGCTGCCGCGGGTGGTATCGGATGCCGAAGGCGCCAAGCCAATCGGCAAGGTGACCGGCGACATCCGCTTTGAAAATGTGAGCTTCCACTATGGCAAAGACAGCGGTGTCATCGACGGTTTAAACCTGCACATCCGGCCCGGCGAGAAGATCGGTCTGATCGGCCGCTCGGGCGCCGGCAAGTCCACCATCGTCAACCTGCTGCTCAGGTTCTACGATCGGCAGGGCGGCAGCATCCTAATCGACGGCAAGGATATCGCCGCCGTCACCCAGGACTCATTACGCGCCAATATCGGCGTTGTGACCCAGGACACATCCTTGCTGCACCGGTCAGTGCGCGACAACATCGCCTATGGCCGTCCTGACGCGACCGACGCCGAAATCCGCCAGGCCGCTGAACTGGCGGAGGCCGCCGACTTTATCGAAACCCTGAGCGATGCGCAGGGCCGCACAGGCTACGACGCCCATGTTGGCGAGCGCGGGGTGAAATTGTCCGGCGGCCAAAGACAGCGCATCGCCATTGCGCGGGTGCTGCTAAAGAACGCGCCAATCCTGGTGCTCGACGAAGCCACTTCCGCGCTCGACAGCGAGGTGGAAGCTGCCATCCAGAGCCAGCTGCAACTGCTGATGCGGGGCAAGACCGTGATCGCCATTGCCCACCGGCTTTCGACCATTGCTGCCATGGATCGGCTCGTGGTGCTCGACCATGGACGGGTAGTCGAGCAGGGCACCCATGCCGAGCTGCTCGAGCAGGGCGGGCTTTACGCTCA